A region of Homo sapiens chromosome X, GRCh38.p14 Primary Assembly DNA encodes the following proteins:
- the TEX13C gene encoding testis-expressed protein 13C, with protein sequence MAMNFGDHASGFRHDDVIRFINNEVLRNGGSPAFYTAFRSRPWNEVEDRLRAIVADPRVPRAIKRACTWSALALSVQVAARQQEELLYQVWWLQGHVEECQATSWALTSQLQQLRLEHEEVATQLHLTQAALQQVLNERDGLCGRLLEVERSMQVYPMPQDFVPGPEAGQYGPVAGTLNAEQSEAVATEAQGMPHSEAQVAAPTAVYYMPEPQSGRVQGMQPLLLMQAPHPVPFHMPSPMGLPYSTPLPPPVVMESAAAIAPQMPPAGIYPPGLWATVGSQEETAPPWDQKCHGQDGYPENFQGVYHPGDNRSCNQKEGSECPQGMTSQGDSSSHSLKKDPVMQEGTAPPEFSRSHSLEKKPVMPKEMVPLGDSNSHSLKKDPVVPKEIVPIGDSNSHSLTKNPVVHKEMVSLGDSNSHSMKKDPVMPQKMVPLGDSNSHSLKKDPMMCQEMVPLGDSNSHSLKKDPVVAQGTAPLMYSRRHSQKKVPMMPKEMVPLGESHSHSLKKDLVVPKELVPLGDSKSHRMKKDPVMPQKMVPLGDSRSHSLKKDPVMPQNMIPLEDSNSHSLKKDPVMPQNMIPLEDSNSHSLKKDPMMHQEMVPLGDSNSHSLKKDPVVPQDTAPLMFSRRHSLKKVPVMPKEMVPLGDSHSLKKDPVMPQNMVPLEDSNSHSLKKDPVVPQGTAPLMFSRRHSLKKVPVMPKEMVPLGDSNSHSLKKDPVVPQGTAPLMFSRRHSLKKVPVMPKEMVPLGDSHSLKKDPVMPQNMVPLEDSNSHSLKKDPVVPQGTAPLTFSRRHSLKKVPVVPQGTASLGFSRIHSLKKELVMPEEMVPLGDSNSHSMKKDLVMPKEMVPLGDSNSHSLKKDPVVHQEVVSLGDSNSHSLKKHPVIPQGTASLRFSKSHSQKEDQERPQVTPLEDSKSHGVKNSPWKHQPQGQKVKEQKRKKASESQQQKPASCSSPVNWACPWCNAMNFPRNKVCSKCKRVRMPVENGSVDPA encoded by the coding sequence ATGGCGATGAACTTTGGGGACCATGCCAGCGGGTTCCGCCATGATGATGTGATCAGGTTCATCAACAATGAAGTCCTCAGGAACGGCGGCAGCCCAGCCTTTTACACGGCCTTCCGCTCGCGGCCGTGGAACGAGGTAGAGGACCGGCTTCGGGCCATTGTGGCCGACCCGCGGGTGCCCCGTGCCATTAAGAGGGCCTGTACCTGGAGCGCTTTGGCGCTGAGTGTGCAAGTGGCTGCGAGGCAGCAGGAGGAGCTGCTGTACCAGGTTTGGTGGCTGCAAGGGCATGTGGAGGAGTGCCAggcgacctcctgggctctaacTTCCCAGCTGCAGCAGCTGCGCCTGGAGCATGAGGAGGTGGCAACACAGCTGCACCTCACGCAGGCCGCCCTGCAGCAGGTGCTGAATGAGCGTGATGGGTTATGCGGGAGGCTGCTAGAAGTTGAGAGATCCATGCAGGTCTATCCGATGCCTCAGGATTTTGTACCCGGTCCAGAAGCCGGCCAGTATGGGCCTGTGGCCGGGACTTTAAATGCAGAACAGAGTGAGGCGGTGGCCACAGAGGCACAGGGAATGCCACATTCGGAAGCCCAGGTAGCAGCCCCAACAGCTGTGTATTACATGCCTGAACCCCAGAGTGGCAGGGTCCAGGGCATGCAACCTCTTCTGCTAATGCAGGCACCTCATCCAGTCCCATTCCATATGCCTTCACCAATGGGACTGCCATACTCAACACCTCTACCACCCCCAGTAGTAATGGAATCAGCAGCAGCAATTGCACCACAGATGCCTCCTGCAGGGATCTATCCACCTGGTCTTTGGGCCACAGTGGGATCCCAGGAGGAGACGGCCCCTCCGTGGGACCAGAAGTGCCATGGCCAGGATGGATATCCTGAGAATTTCCAGGGAGTATATCACCCAGGAGATAACAGAAGCTGCAACCAAAAGGAAGGTTCTGAGTGTCCCCAAGGAATGACTTCCCAAGGGgacagcagcagccacagcctgAAGAAAGATCCAGTGATGCAAGAGGGCACAGCTCCCCCAGAGTTTAGCAGGAGCCACAGCCTGGAGAAAAAACCAGTGATGCCCAAGGAGATGGTCCCCCTAGGGGACAGCAACAGCCACAGCCTGAAGAAAGATCCAGTTGTGCCCAAGGAGATTGTCCCCATAGGGGACAGCAACAGCCACAGCCTGACGAAAAATCCAGTTGTGCACAAGGAGATGGTCTCCCTGGGGGACAGCAACAGCCACAGCATGAAGAAAGATCCAGTGATGCCCCAGAAGATGGTCCCCCTGGGGGACAGCAACAGCCACAGTCTGAAGAAAGATCCAATGATGTGCCAGGAGATGGTCCCCCTGGGGGACAGCAACAGCCATAGCCTGAAGAAAGATCCAGTGGTGGCCCAGGGCACAGCTCCCCTGATGTATAGCAGGAGGCACAGCCAGAAGAAAGTGCCAATGATGCCCAAGGAGATGGTCCCCCTGGGGGAaagccacagccacagcctgAAGAAAGATCTAGTTGTGCCCAAGGAGCTGGTCCCCCTGGGGGACAGCAAGAGTCACAGGATGAAGAAAGATCCAGTGATGCCCCAGAAGATGGTCCCCCTGGGGGACAGCAGAAGCCACAGCCTGAAGAAAGATCCAGTGATGCCCCAGAACATGATCCCCCTGGAGGACAGCAACAGCCACAGCCTGAAGAAAGATCCAGTGATGCCCCAGAACATGATCCCCCTGGAGGACAGCAACAGCCACAGTCTGAAGAAAGATCCAATGATGCACCAGGAGATGGTCCCCCTGGGGGACAGCAACAGCCATAGCCTGAAGAAAGATCCAGTGGTGCCCCAGGACACAGCTCCCCTGATGTTTAGCAGGAGACACAGCCTGAAGAAAGTGCCAGTGATGCCCAAGGAGATGGTCCCCCTGGGGGACAGCCACAGCCTGAAGAAAGATCCAGTGATGCCCCAGAACATGGTCCCCCTGGAGGACAGCAACAGCCATAGCCTGAAGAAAGATCCAGTGGTGCCCCAGGGCACAGCTCCCCTGATGTTTAGCAGGAGACACAGCCTGAAGAAAGTGCCAGTGATGCCCAAGGAGATGGTCCCCCTGGGGGACAGCAACAGCCATAGCCTGAAGAAAGATCCAGTGGTGCCCCAGGGCACAGCTCCCCTGATGTTTAGCAGGAGACACAGCCTGAAGAAAGTGCCAGTGATGCCCAAGGAGATGGTCCCCCTGGGGGACAGCCACAGCCTGAAGAAAGATCCAGTGATGCCCCAGAACATGGTCCCCCTGGAGGACAGCAACAGCCATAGCCTGAAGAAAGATCCAGTGGTGCCCCAGGGCACAGCTCCCCTGACGTTTAGCAGGAGACACAGCCTGAAGAAAGTGCCAGTGGTGCCCCAGGGGACAGCCTCCCTGGGGTTCAGCAGAATCCACAGCCTGAAGAAAGAGTTAGTGATGCCCGAGGAGATGGTCCCCCTGGGGGACAGCAACAGCCACAGCATGAAGAAAGATCTAGTGATGCCCAAGGAGATGGTCCCCCTAGGGGACAGCAACAGTCACAGCCTGAAGAAAGATCCAGTGGTGCACCAGGAGGTGGTCTCCTTGGGGGACAGCAACAGCCACAGCCTGAAGAAACATCCAGTGATTCCCCAGGGCACAGCCTCACTGAGGTTTAGCAAGAGCCACAGCCAGAAGGAAGATCAGGAGAGGCCCCAGGTAACCCCTCTGGAGGATAGCAAGAGCCATGGTGTGAAAAATAGCCCATGGAAACACCAGCCTCAGGGGCAGAAGGTCAaggaacaaaaaaggaaaaaggcctCAGAATCCCAGCAACAGAAGCCTGCCTCATGCTCCAGCCCAGTGAATTGGGCCTGCCCATGGTGTAATGCCATGAATTTTCCACGGAACAAGGTGTGCTCTAAATGCAAGAGAGTCCGTATGCCAGTTGAGAATGGCAGCGTTGACCCAGCGTAA